Below is a genomic region from Isosphaeraceae bacterium EP7.
ACCCCGGAAGGCCTGGCGCGGATCGCGCCGCTGGGCCTGACGCCCGAGCAGCTCCCCCGGCACGTCGCCATCATCATGGACGGCAACGGCCGCTGGGCCAGGCGCCGCGGCCTGATGCGCAGCGTCGGCCACCGGTTCGGCATCCGCAGCGTCCGGGCGGTCGTCGAGGAAGGCTGCCGCCTGGGCCTGGGGCAGTTGACCCTCTACTGCCTCTCGGTGGAGAACTGGAAGCGGCCGGCCAACGAGCTGCGGTTCCTGATGCGGTTCCTCCGCCACTTCCTGGTGGCCGAGCGAGCCAAATTAATCCGCGAGAATGTCCGCCTGACCATGATCGGCCGCCGCGAAGGGCTGCCGCCCGAGGTGCTCGACGACCTCGACCGGACCATCGCCGAGACCGCCGGCAACACGGGCCTGACCCTGTGCCTGGCCGTGAATTACGGCGGCCGGACCGAGATCGCCGACGCCGCCAGGCGGATCGCCGAGGATGTCCGCGCCGGCGTGCTCGACCCCGAGCAGGTGGACGAGTCGACCGTCTCGGGCTACCTCTACACCGCCGGGATGCCCGACCCCGACCTCTTGATCCGGACCGCGGGCGAGATGAGGCTGAGCAACTACCTGCTCTGGCAGATCTCCTACTCCGAGATCTGGGTGACCGAGACCCTCTGGCCCGACTTCCGCGCCGACGACCTGCTCGCCGGCTGCCAGGCCTACGCCGGCCGCCAGCGCAAGTTCGGCGGCCTGCCCACCGAGGCCGCGGCGACGCGCTGAGGCCGAAGCATGGCGCGTCACGGTTGGTTGGGGCGGTTTGGTGTTGTACACTGAGTTCGCGCGATTCCCCCGCCCGAGACCACGGTCGCACGCACCAGAGACCTCGATGCTCGCAGCACGCCTGACGACCGGCCTCTCGCTGGTGGCCCTGACCGTCGCGCTCCTCTGGGGCGATGAGCCGCTCGCCCCCTGGTACCCGCTCTGGTTGCTCACGTCGCTGGGCATCCTGGTGCTCTGCGCCCTGGAGCTGGTGGACCTGATGGAGCGGACGGTGGTCCGGACGTCGGGAAGGGCGGTGGTGGGCGGTGTGCTGGCGCTGGGGCTGTCCAACTGGGCCCCGCACATCATGGCTCACATCATGGCGAACGGGTCGACGCATACCGACCCGGGCTTCTGGGGCCTCAACCCGGTCGACGCGATGGCCTGGCCGCTCTGGGTCTTCGTCGGGATCTTGATGGCCCTGTTCGTGTCCCAGGCGTTGCAGTTTCAGGCCCCGGGGCCGACCCTGCCGAGGATCGCGGGTTCGACGCTGGCCATCGCCTATCTCGGCCTGCTGGGCAGCGTCCTGATCCAGTTCAGGTGGCTGGAAGGGACCTACCACGGGGTGATCCCGCTGCTGACCCTGGTGGCCGCGGCCAAGGGGAACGACATCGGCGCGTACACGGTGGGCCGCCTGATCGGCAGGCGCAAGCTCTGGCCGGTGCTCAGCCCCAACAAGACGGTCGAAGGGGCCGCCGGCGGCCTGGTCTTCGGCATCGTGTTCAGTCTGGCCGTCACGGCGATCGCCCGTTATGGCCTGCGTATCCCCACGCTGGGGTGGGCTGCGGCCGTCGGCTTCGGCCTGCTCGTGGGCGTGGCGGCTCAGATTGGCGACCTGATGGAGTCGCTGATCAAGCGGGATTGCGAGCGGAAGGACGCGAGCCAGACCTTACCCGGTTTCGGCGGGATGCTCGACGTCCTCGATTCGCTCCTCTTCGCCGCCCCCGTCGGCTTCGGCTACTGGCTCTGCTTCGGCCCCTGAGCCAGCCGGTCCGACAGATCGACGAGCCTGACTTCGAGCCTGAGGATCTGCTCGCGGAGCGCCGACTCGGCGCGACCGATCCGCGAGTCGATGAGCATGACCGTGGCGAGGATCAGCATCGCCAGGGCCGTGGTCAGCATCGGCATCCCTTCTGCCGCGCGAGCCGAGGCCGATGCGAAGATCGCCAGGGCGACGATCGAGACCAGGGTGAAGCCGAACCCCATCCGGGCGGCGATCGCGTTCTGCCCGGAGAAGTTCCCCCTCGACCGCGAGAACCCCCAGGTGGCGAGCACGATCCAGGCCAGGCCGAAGCAGGCGAAGAGGGACAGGATCGCCCGCACCCGGAATGGGGTCGACGCCGGCTCGGTGAGGGCCAACGACCCGCAGACCAGGAACCCGGACAGGCCGCCCAGGCCCATCAGCACAGAGCCTGCGCGTCGCCGGGCCGACGAGGCGTCCGACAGGCTTGCCTCAAGCTGGGCGCCCAGGGCTTGCCCGTAGCGTCCGTGGATTGCCGGGTCGTGCAGGTCGAAGTCGTGCAGGCGCTTTTCCGGGGAATTTTCGCGGTCAGACATGGCGATCACCTTCGGGTTGGAGGACGTTGCGTAAGGCGTTCTTCGCCTTGAAGAGCCGTGATTTGACCGTGCCGGGCGGGATGCCCAGCACCTCGGCCACCTCGGCGATGCTCAGGTCACGCAGGAAGAAGAGGGTCAGGACTTCGCGATCCGACCGACCGATGAGCGAGAGCCCGTAATGGACCGACTCCGCGTCGTCGAACGAGGCGAGGTCGTCGGCCGCCGGCGACTCGACGAGATCGGCGTCTTCCAGCGCCTTCTCTCGTGCGTAGCCGTCGCGATGATGGCTCATGGCCCTGTTGCGGGCGATCGCGTACAGCCAGACTGGCAGGCGTTGCGGGTCGCGCAGCGAATGGATGCCGCGGAGGACCTGGAGCCAGACCTCCTGGAGCGTCTGCCAGGCGTCCTCCTCCGTCGGCACGAGCCTGCGGAGGTAGAAGAAGAGTTTCCGCTCCCAGGCTTCGATCAGCTCGTCGAAGGCCGCCCGCTCCCCCCGCTGGCAGCGGAGGACGAGGATTTCCTGCTCGATCGCCCGACGGTCCTGGTTCAACGTCCTGCCCCCTTTGCTTGAGCATCAAACTAGTCGCGGGGCGAGGGCGATCGGTTCAAATGCGGGCGAGAATTCCCGTCGAATTCAATTGGCGGCGTGTCCCGCGTTGAACGACTGCCCAGGACAATACCTCGCAAAGGCGGGCGGCATCGGCGATATTCGGCGAGAAACGCATTGCATGCCCACCATCCACGGAGCACGGCCATGGCGATCCCGCACGCAGCGTCCAATCACGTCATCTCGGTCGAGCCGCTCGGCCCTGACCTCGCCGCGACGAAGTCGTGGACCCTGCTCAAGACCGAGGCCATGCAGGTGATCCGCCTGGTCGTCCCCGCGGGCAAGGAGATCCCCGCCCACGCCGCCCCCGGCGAGATCACCGTTCAGTGCCTTGAGGGCCGCGTGGCCTTCACGGCCAAGGACAAAACCCAGGAGCTCACGCCTGGCCAATTGATCTACCTGACGGCCGGGGAAACCCACGCCCTCCTCGGTCTCGAGGATTCATCGTTGCTCGTGACCATCCTCCTGGGCCGATAATCGGACTTCCAGGGCGGGAATTTCATGGCCGGACGGAAACCCATGAACCTCTTTCGAATCGCACTCGCCAACATGAAATTCCCTGCCACCCCCGAGGACTCCATCACGCTCGCCGAGCGGGCCATCGATCGGGCCTCCCGCGAGGGCGCGAGGCTCATCTGCTTCCCCGAATGCTTCGTCCCCGGCTATCGAGATCCCGGCAAGAACGTTCCGCCTCCCGACGCGCAGTTCCTCGAACGCGCCTGGTCGGCCATCGCCAAAGCCGCCGCGAGGGCGAACCTCACGGTCGTGCTCGGCACCGAACGCATCGTGAACGACGCGCTGCTGGCGACCGCCCTGGTGATCGATCCGGACGGTTCGATCGCGGGCTTCCAGGACAAGGTCCAGATCGACCCCTCGGAAGAGTCCACCTTCACGCCGGGCACAGGCCGCCGGGTCTTCCGGGCAGGCCCGCTCACCTTCGGAGTCGTGATCTGCCACGAAGGTTGGCGCTACCCCGAGACCGTCCGCTGGGCCGCCCGGAACGGGGCCCACGTCGTCTTCCACCCGCATTTCCACGAGGCCGAGCCAGGCTCCTACCGCCCCACAACCTTCGCCGATCCCGCGAACACCTTCCACGAAAAAGCCGCCCTCTGCCGCGCCGCCGAAAACACCTGCTACTTCGCCACCGTCAACTTCGCCAGCCCCGGCTCCCCGACCACCTCGGCCGTCATCCGCCCCGACGGGACGCTCCTCTGCTATCAGCCCTACGGCGAGGAGGGACTTCTGATCGCGGACCTCGACCTCTCCACCGCGACCGGCCTGCTGGCGTCGCGTTACAGGACCGTGATGTGAGAACGTGGTCCTGACGCCGGCTTCCCTGAATTCATGGAAGATGGGACGCCATCGGCAGACCGACCCGGCAGATTGTCCGGACGAGGCCAGGAAGGGAAAGAAAGAACGGGCCATGTTCTCAACGGCGAAGAACATCACGGCCCAATTATTTCTTCATTTGAAAATAGACAGACTAATCGACATGCTCAAGAGAATGGACGTGAAACGCATCCCTCGGTCCACCTGGTGGCGGAGTGCGGCACCTTGACCGGTCTGGCCTGAGGGGTATTCTGGGAGCTTTCAAGGCAGGCTCGCGCCCGCGTTCGGCCAGTCGGCCGCACCCAGGACCGCGGCCGGTCTTCACACCTTGGGCCATGGATCTCGCATGCACCGGAATCTCTATCACGCCCTGGCGATGCTGATTTGTTTGTCATTTCCGGGCCCGGCATTCTCCCAGAAGCCTGGTTCGGTCGATTCGATTCGCGATGCCATGACGTTCTGGGCGAGCTTCGACAACGGAGCGGATGCCGATCTCGCCGGGGGCGACAAGCGGATCTACACGGCCTCGTCGGCGCAGCGGAAAGACCCCAGGCCGGGCCTCACTTCAGGCGAGACCGAACTGGCTCGTGGGCTTGGCCGCCGAGGCGGCGATGCGCTCCGATTCATCAAGAAGACCGACAAGGATGTCTTCTACAAGGTCGCCGGGAACGTCGATTATCGTTCAAAGGACTGGAACGGGACGGCTTCGTTCTGGCTGAGTCTCGACCCCCAGACCGATCTCGGGGACTGGTATTGCGACCCGATCCAGATCACTGAAAAGGCCTGGAACGACGCAGCGATCTGGGTCGACTTCACCAAGGACGAGCGGCCAAAGCACTTCCGTCTCGGGGTCCTCGCCAACCTGGACGTGTGGAACCCCACGAACCGCGACTTCGAAAAGATGACACCGGCCGAGCGGCCGATCTGCGTGGTGACCCAGCCCCCGTTCGCCCGAGGGAAGTGGACCCACGTCGCCATCACCTTCGAGAATTTCAACACCGGCAAGCCCGACGGCGTCGCGAAACTCTACCTCGACGGTAAGCTCCAGGGTTCGATCTCCGGAAAGAACCAGATCTATCGCTGGGACCCGGAGAAGGCGGCGATCC
It encodes:
- a CDS encoding cupin domain-containing protein, which encodes MAIPHAASNHVISVEPLGPDLAATKSWTLLKTEAMQVIRLVVPAGKEIPAHAAPGEITVQCLEGRVAFTAKDKTQELTPGQLIYLTAGETHALLGLEDSSLLVTILLGR
- a CDS encoding phosphatidate cytidylyltransferase produces the protein MLAARLTTGLSLVALTVALLWGDEPLAPWYPLWLLTSLGILVLCALELVDLMERTVVRTSGRAVVGGVLALGLSNWAPHIMAHIMANGSTHTDPGFWGLNPVDAMAWPLWVFVGILMALFVSQALQFQAPGPTLPRIAGSTLAIAYLGLLGSVLIQFRWLEGTYHGVIPLLTLVAAAKGNDIGAYTVGRLIGRRKLWPVLSPNKTVEGAAGGLVFGIVFSLAVTAIARYGLRIPTLGWAAAVGFGLLVGVAAQIGDLMESLIKRDCERKDASQTLPGFGGMLDVLDSLLFAAPVGFGYWLCFGP
- a CDS encoding LamG domain-containing protein produces the protein MTFWASFDNGADADLAGGDKRIYTASSAQRKDPRPGLTSGETELARGLGRRGGDALRFIKKTDKDVFYKVAGNVDYRSKDWNGTASFWLSLDPQTDLGDWYCDPIQITEKAWNDAAIWVDFTKDERPKHFRLGVLANLDVWNPTNRDFEKMTPAERPICVVTQPPFARGKWTHVAITFENFNTGKPDGVAKLYLDGKLQGSISGKNQIYRWDPEKAAIQIGMGYVGLYDDLAIFNRALTEAEIQSISTIESRLGVPK
- a CDS encoding carbon-nitrogen hydrolase family protein, producing the protein MNLFRIALANMKFPATPEDSITLAERAIDRASREGARLICFPECFVPGYRDPGKNVPPPDAQFLERAWSAIAKAAARANLTVVLGTERIVNDALLATALVIDPDGSIAGFQDKVQIDPSEESTFTPGTGRRVFRAGPLTFGVVICHEGWRYPETVRWAARNGAHVVFHPHFHEAEPGSYRPTTFADPANTFHEKAALCRAAENTCYFATVNFASPGSPTTSAVIRPDGTLLCYQPYGEEGLLIADLDLSTATGLLASRYRTVM
- the uppS gene encoding polyprenyl diphosphate synthase, which translates into the protein MSRTTTITPEGLARIAPLGLTPEQLPRHVAIIMDGNGRWARRRGLMRSVGHRFGIRSVRAVVEEGCRLGLGQLTLYCLSVENWKRPANELRFLMRFLRHFLVAERAKLIRENVRLTMIGRREGLPPEVLDDLDRTIAETAGNTGLTLCLAVNYGGRTEIADAARRIAEDVRAGVLDPEQVDESTVSGYLYTAGMPDPDLLIRTAGEMRLSNYLLWQISYSEIWVTETLWPDFRADDLLAGCQAYAGRQRKFGGLPTEAAATR
- a CDS encoding sigma-70 family RNA polymerase sigma factor, yielding MNQDRRAIEQEILVLRCQRGERAAFDELIEAWERKLFFYLRRLVPTEEDAWQTLQEVWLQVLRGIHSLRDPQRLPVWLYAIARNRAMSHHRDGYAREKALEDADLVESPAADDLASFDDAESVHYGLSLIGRSDREVLTLFFLRDLSIAEVAEVLGIPPGTVKSRLFKAKNALRNVLQPEGDRHV